A segment of the Bactrocera neohumeralis isolate Rockhampton chromosome 3, APGP_CSIRO_Bneo_wtdbg2-racon-allhic-juicebox.fasta_v2, whole genome shotgun sequence genome:
catctgcgattctttgctaaaacgaaatgaaatcgaaccatttctgaagcgaatggtaacaggagacgaaaagtggatcaaattcGATTATAACGTGCGAagaagatcatggtccaagcgtggcgaagatcaacaaatggtcgcaatgCCAGGATTGAaccctcgaaaggttatgctgagtgtttggtgggattggaaagaaataattcactatgagctgcttcagcctggtcgaacgattgattctatattttactgtcaacaactgatgagattgaagcaagcaatcgataaaaacggccagaactgatcaacagaaagagcttcgtcttctatcaggacaacgctagaccacacacatctttaatgactcggcaaaaactggctGTGAAGTTTTGAtgccatatagccctgaccttgcaccattggACTACCATTGGATTTGGTCAATGCCTAACTCCCTTAGTGGAGttaagttggcttcaagagaagccttgttacttgtcgcagtttttcgccgagaaaccagaaaatttttacactgatggaataatgtctctagcggaaaaatagcaaaaagtcgtcatccaaaatggtacatacgtacatatttggttcattatagttcattataaatataaaaaaaagttgaggtttgattagaaatacgaaaagactttttcgactacccatcaTTGATATATTTGATTCAACCGTGATATGAAATAAGTCTAacacccctattctgtgcacttcacaaattaataaaatactgaaaattaactcaaatatttatcaagCACGAAATATTTTGGTATCCTGTGGTAatcttgataaaagtaaaagcttcaattcgcaaaagtaaaatatcttccattttcacaacaAGATACACAGTCAGATATTTAATTCATAACGAGCACTGTCAAGAGCATTTGACATCTTAACAACTTATAAAGAaaagagctttttatttcagacacagAACACGAAATgcttgataatttaaaattttgtcaaattagaaatatgttgaatttgtcaagtgcacagaataggggtgtGAGTAAATACATACGTATGGTAGATTGATcattcacatatatgtatgtacatgtgtatgtacatatatatgtatattcaatactGCAACCAcgctaatagcattgacagacggcagcgttaaaccagattaattgcattttcgggattaattcaggagttaccacagctaactccgttgctgaatccaaaaataactctcaaaattttagggagtttgtgagattttcgttggcaacattgttaaaaatggccaattttcatctattgtgaatgaaatacaagcaaccctgacagctgtttatcaaattctcaatataatatcaataaaacttctatgttatgatgcagttttaaaaataatgtgttgatatgcttttgtaaaaaaaatggtttggtaaaaattggtcggctaacaaccgtaatgtttatcttctatcaattttcattgaaaatattataaaaaggacaatgagctgtttatgagagtttcaaactcgcatagctgccgtctgtcacctacaaatttggatctgattaagtgcgcagttaatccggattaacgctgccgtctttCAAGGCTATAAGATGAACAGATGTTTAAATAATGTATTTGCTTGGTAATCTTAATATACCATTTCTATATACTAGATAAGTAAGTATATTTACTAAAAATGATAAAGTGagtttaatttatatgaaaatgtaaatataaaagcCTGGAATTGAAAGTAAATGTGGACATATGTTTATAACAGTGATAACTAGCAGTAATTAGCAATTAGCAGTGGACTCAAATGTAATGAAAagataaaaaagcaaattttagttcaacattttaacaatttttgcattaatttgatAAGAAAATGTGATTATAAACTATAAgttataagaaatatttgtataaataaaacgaTACTATCAGCGATTAGTAGCAAAATGTATTCACATGATAAAATAAGTATGCGAATAggctatttttaaataaaatacaagtaaagaagggctaagttctggtgcaaccgaacattttatactcttgcaagttgcaagaattaaagccagggaaataccttaagatgtaaaaagtcaaccagaggatcagaatcaaagaaattttatacttgtttatacatatactctatataactcataaacTGACCGATATATTCACCATggggtttgttagaaaaacgtaAATCATTTTACGTAATACATGGGAGTTGTGTTAGTATAGACTCGATATTAtccattaactattatcattaaGATACCTCACACACAATCACCAATGATATGGaacaaagtcagccggatgtttgaaaatcctggtaatggttATAAGGGGGCTAGGTCAAGGTTTCGCTCAAGTTTATACATTTTAGGTACAAAAGTACACTGTCATGATTAAAACACGCTCTCCCAATTTCAtagagataactcaaatattggctgatatatccagcataaagtcacttggaagttcgaaaatctttatactgAGAGCCCAGGGAAGTATTAGCCCGATTCgaccaatttttgacatacatacagacCTACCATTGTCAGAGAATGATTATCCCTGAGTTTCAATtctatatctcacacattgaccgatatttttggtcaaaaatcaactatagatactagGGTGCACATATTCGATACCTAGGGTctcgaaaatttttgattggatttgaacaatttttgatcaaaaggtgtcatactttaagggaattattgctgaaattttttattccgttatattaattacttcttgatttctgtgctggaaagtaaaataataaaatggaattttaaattttgctatatggaaagtagatgttggccgattttgcctattttcacactgtaacataggaTATATTAGACTATTGGAAAAATGATAcctactaaatttagtcgaaatcggttagtcGGGTCCTGAGAAATGGGATGTCACCAAAGAGTgtgcggtgccacgcccattgttcaattttcacaccggctctcataaaacctactcataccatctcggtggtcaAATTTAATGTTCTGGCGTAATAAGTTatggatttattgcgcttttagtagttttgaacagtaccgttatatggggactgagcggggttatcttccaatttcaaccattttcacGCTATCGGTAGGAGCTTTTATAATATTCGAACTTAGCGAATTTGGATGTTGTAGCTTCGGTGGTTTAGGagatttgtataaatattaaacatattagagggcgaggcccactttttcaaaaatgtttaagcaCAGATGCTCAGTGCTTACAattgtatatattaatttagtgcttagctTATTGTCACCCTGTTcatttatatttctataatcctatatctatctcgataaGTTTTGGGTGAtgcgtacaaccgttaggtgaacaaaaaactataaaagtaGTGATTTAGTAGACGAAGGATGTCCTGGAcaccaaaaaagtaaaaaaaatgtggaaCTGGAAGCATAATTCAATAAAGattgttaaaaaacaaaataagagcTCGCTAAAGCTTTGGGAGTCACTCAAGCCGAcactttaaaatgtttaaaaacagCCGAACTCATTCCAAAAGCAAGAAAAGTCGTTGAAAGACCATAACATATCAGAAAAACTGGAACGTTACAAAAGAAGTGActgtgactggtgatgaaaaatgGATCCATGAAATTTGACTAATCAGCCAAATCCACGATAGAGGTGAATATTCACGAAGCTAGGGTGATTCTTTGAGTTTGGCAGCAGTAGAAGGGCTCTACTATGAACATCAAAAACAGAGTAAAACCATTACAGGAAACGCAAGCACTCAACAAGACACAAGGCAATAACTTTCCACTAAATGAAACCTCTAATAATATCAGAGACTATAATGCTACACCcttatacaactttttataaGAGCtcctaattttatatttttttataaggtCTCATAAATTATTGGCGGACCACCTGGCCGTGAAATGTGTTGCACTCGCCACAACGACATCACATGTTGTTTTTGATTCTGAATAATGATTCTTGAGTGTGATTAATTAGAAAAGCAAGTGACCAACCAGTTATTGCAGCCGATAGACAGTTGATTACTGGCGCGAAAGACATCGAACCAATGTCCATGAGATTGCTTCTTCTTGCTTTCACATCAGCTGACTATACGATACACAACTGGCTTCACCAAAGCAAATTTTTTCCTGACAACTAAAGAGTAAGCAACTGTATACTTAAGTACTTATTTACAAAGTGGTTAATATACACTCTGATATTGGTGATAACACTGGCGCGCACTGTGCAATAAACGATAATCTCGTAAGCAATATGATTGTCGTAAATGATGCAAAATATTCTATTTAGGTGTTAGATTGTTGCACAAAAAGGCTACTTTCAGTCGACGTACAACCATTGAAATGTTGAGGTTTACGAATGTTATTGGCGCCACATTGgtacttttgttgtttgtggtACCGACACTACAGCAGTCATTTAAACGGGAACCGCTTATTGAAACCGATTTGGGTACCATACGAGGCAGTGTCTTGAAAACTGTAAATGGTCGTGATATATTCGCCTATCGTGGCATACCTTATGCACAGGAACCGACTGGTGAACGTCGTTTTGCGGCGCCAATACCTGTGGAGGCATGGAACTATACACTGGATGCCATCGAGGATAGTCCCATCTGCCCACAACCTGATGGATCGGTACCAATGAGTGAAGACTGTCTGAAGCTCAACGTTTATACGACTAGCGAAATTGTGCAGGGTTGGTCGGTACTGGTGTATATACACGGAGGTTCGAATAAGGTTGGGAGCGGACATAGTGTGTATAAGGCGGGACCGCAATACTTACTCGATGCCCAAGTGATTTTGGTTACTTTCAACTATCGTTTGGGTGCGATGGGTTTCTTAAGCACAAGGACTACAGAAGCGCCCGGTAATTTTGGCTATCTGGATCAAGTGTTGGCTTTGAAATGGGTGCAGTCGCACATACGTAACTTTGGTGGTGACCCCAATAGAGTGACGATATTTGGTATGAGCGCCGGCGCAATGGCTGTGACATTACATATGGCCTCACCACTATCAGCGAATCTCTTTCATCGTGCCATCGCCATGAGCGGCAGTGCTACCAGTGAATTCGTAATCGACAACCTACATTGGACACGGAAATTGGCCGAGGAACTCAGTTGTCCCAAATACGGTCCACAAGAACTATTGGATTGCCTACGCGCTGCGCCCTGGCAAAAGATTATTGAGGTATGTGCTACATGGGAATATTATGGTTTCATCAATATGAAGTGGAATTATGAGATCGATGGCAAATTCTTGCTGGAACATCCAACGGACGCCTTTCGTTACAATAGAACCAATAATGTGCCACTTATGGCAGGCATCACCAAAAACGAGTTAGACTTCCATGTTAATCGTAAGTTGGTCGTAGAAAGTGCGGCCCGTAAATAAGTCaaactcaatattttttcttgcagATCAAGAAAACAACACCGGTTTACTAAGCGATATCAGTCAAAACTTTGCAAGCTATGCACCAGcgcttttcttgtataaaaactGGTCTGCTGAAATGGAGAGTGAAGATAATGTTTGGCGTGGTGAAAAATTGCAACTATTTTATTTCGGAAATCACACAAATATCACTGAGGaaaatttatacacatttgGACATGTGTTCTCGGATGGTCTTATTGGTCATGGTGTATATAATTTGGTAAGGTTAGCTAGTAGATTCATGAATGTTTTCTATTACCGCTTCGATTATGAAAGCAATCCCAGCTTGAAGCCTGATCACAATGGTAATTTTCGAGGTAATTGAAGAAATGTATTCTTATACTTATTAAGATCTTTATGAAATATCATAAATAGTTTGAAATATTCGACCGATCTTTTCATACTTCCAAAGAgtagaaaagaaaaaactgtGATAAGAGTAGATAGAGAGTGATGAATAGAAGAAGTTTTTAAAGTCGAATCATCAGTAATTTTAATGTAATATAACTTGAGAGTAAATTAGAAAAGGGCTTACAGATGAAACAAATATCTATCCCCATAATTCCCAAGCCacgatatattttattattaaaataatgagtcattaataaaatgaatttctcTCCTACAGGCGTCGTTCATGCCGATGACTTGAAATACGTTATGCCGAGCACATGGTATGGTCCTCAGCTTCCAATAGACTCACCTAACATGTTTATGGTAAAGCGCATGGTACATATATTCGAAACTTTTGCCAATTGGGGGTGAGTATTAGATAAGCTTTCGGAAATACGCTATGACTCTAAActtccaaattttgtttagttcATTTGAAACGAGTATAGCTATTGATTGGCCCCCAGTGGACCCTGATGATGTTAAAGCACTCTACAATAACGACGTGATGCATGTGGGTCAGGCACCTTTCCTTGAACGATATGCATTGTGGGATGAACTttttgcacaagaagctagtGGTGTAAGTCCACTACGACTCTTCGCTTTAGTCGCGTTGATAATTATGGTGGTTGCAACCTTGATTTTGTAAAagtctaattaaaattaaattagttcaAGAATTGAAGCTGTGTATATTTGGATTGGTAACGCCATTTATTTAATGCCTTCGGGTTGGCATTTGTTTAaggaaatttacaattttatctcTTTAGTAAGGTGGAATCTCTtccacaaaatatttctaatctAAATTGttcaatgttaaaaatatattaagttgGTTGGTCTTCATAAGGATCTTCCtatgttttaacttttttatttcatttctaaaATTCAGATTCTTGAAAAATATGATATCTTCTGATAGTACTATATGTTTGTCCTAAGGGGCGCACCTAATATGATCGACTAAAAACGACGATttttgagaattaaaaaaaatcgactgttttgaaattttcagagaatatttatgcatattttaaaaacacgccgtgaatttttgaaaaaaaaaattacaagatCTTCGACGGCTAACTGATTGAGCTGATTGAACTGAGCGGCTACCATTTAAATGGCTGTAACTCtaaaactatttgagatatcgattttaaattttagtgtgTTATTTCAAATGCTACAAGCTATCGAAATGcgtaaaaatagatttttctaAAATCTGTTCCCAGTggttaaaattcaaaagaaaaaaagtcaCCCTGTATAATCGTGAAATCGGTTCTTCTTATGATCTATGTAATTGATCTTCGATTTTTGTGGCAGATATATATTTGTAATctacattttgataataaaaatacataaaaatatttttgttcacttattttttttacatcttACGTACCAATCAATCTGGCTCAAACCCGCTTATGTACAACCCGGTAGCTGGCTCGTACAGATAATTTTATAAATGGTAGCTTGGTAATATAGTTACAGCAAATAGTGCTAAAGAAAATGTGTACTAAATGAAATGTCAGACATGGTAATGGCAATTTAGCACACCTATCCACACGGCTATTTGATCAGTGGAGCAGATAAAGATCAGATGTATGCCACTCAAGAAAACTAGTATGCTCGCGTGTTTATTTACGAAGGTAACTTGTTTTCAAaagcacatgtatgtataaggcatctaacatacatttatacaatgTTGATTTGATGAAAGGAAAATCATGTGCGAGGACATTAGTATGAAGCAAAagcgcatatacatacacacattgcCACATTTATAAATCCAATGCAGAAGAGCACAACAGTGTTGGCGAGAGAAAGTTCTGTTCTCCTTGGAACTTTCATTTTCTTGTGTCCCCGAAAGCTTATACAAAACTAGTTAACTAACTTTTGTGGCCGAAATGAATTTGTGAGGCAAGTAAATCATATCTTCTTAAGCATTTGTACACATATAGATAACTACCGGTATACTCGGTGATATCGTTATGGACCAAAGGAGGGTGCCGAGATAAAGGTATTCAATTCCTAAAATACACTGCTGCCTCTTAACAGACATAATTATAATTGCAATCTCTTAAAAGACATGAATACCAAAAGCTTACAACTTTTCGTTGTTTAGATAATATCTAATTCCATACTTGTGCTGCAGTCAGATGGAGCTTTAAATTTCTATGGATACTTGTAGTTTCTTAATCGAATAAGAAAATGCGTGTCTGACTAAATTATGATCGTATATTTCTATCTGATAACTAGATGATAAAACCCTCCATGTTTTGGAATGAAGGCGAGCTAATATATCCAATACGCCATCATCAAGAGAATATCGTGGATAAATTCTGTTAAGATATCGAACAATTTGAGGACTAAAGTAGAAATCAAGAGCAACATTATATGTTCACGAAACAAAAGTTAGTTACTGATGCCCATAGCATACTAAATTTATGTAggaacatttctccagcctgttccattgcccgaccaagaaaaaattcgaatagcaattacccgtgtGAAGAAAAGCAGAGAGGCGGAACcgatggattgtcggccgagctattcaaatacggcgacgaagaactgtAGAGGATAAATCAGCTTCTTTGGAAAATgtgatcggacgaaagcatgcccaaagattggaatttaagtctgctctgcccaatccacaaaaacggtgaccccacaatctgcgccaactaccgtgagataagtcccctaaacatcgcatataaggttcgaacgagcgtattgtgtgaaagattgtgaaagattaaagcccaccgtcaacaaactgattggaccttaacaGTGTGGCTTaaaggaaaatcaacaactgaccacaTATTCAGCATGCGTCAAATCTTTCAAAAAATCCTTGAAAGAGAATCGACGCGCACCGCCTCTTCGTCGATTccaaagctgcctttgacagcacaaaaaggagttgcctttatgccgcgatgtttaaatttggtatccccgcaaaactaatacggctgtgtaaactgacgttgagctataccaaaagcttcgtcaagATCAGTAAAAACCTCTCCGAGCAGCTCGATACCAAACGCGGTTTCAGACACGGATAAGACTCACTATCCTCCGACTTCTTCAATCAACTcttggagaaaattattcgagctgcagaactaaatagagaaggtatcatcttttataagagtatgcggatgatattgatatcattggcctgaacaaccgcgccgttagttctgatttctccagaATTAATAAGgaaacgaagcaaatgggtctggtagtgaacgagggcatgacgaaatatctcctgtcagcagacaaacagtcgtcgcacacgCCACTAGGCTTCTACGTCatagttgacagtcataacttcgaagttgtataGTATATCTTggtttcatctatcttggaaccagtgtaaacaccaccaaaatgtcagcctggaaatccaacgcagaatgactcttgccaacaggtgctacttcggactgagtaggcaattgagaaggaaAGTTCCCTCTCGACGAATAGAAACCAAACTCTAAAAGCACTCATtgttcccgtcctgctatatggcgcagaggcatggactatgataacatctgatgggtcgacgttacgagttttcgagagaaaggttctgaggaagatttattgtcctttgagcattggccacggcgaataccgcattcgatggaatgatgagctctatgagatatacgacgacattaacatagtacAGCGAAtgaaaagacagcggctactctggctaggtcatgtcgtccgaatgggcgaaaccactccagctctgaaagtattcgatgcggGGAAGAAGAGGAAAAGATAGACCTCCAGTCTACGCTGTTGCGAAACAAAAGATAAGTGAAGTGGTTTCAAAGCTGTAGTAGAGACATTATAAAAAAGGAGTCGAATCTTTGCAAATAAGCTCTTAAGTAATTTCGTAGAAAAGAGAGGAGAGGAAGAGATATGGTGCGCtgtgcttttttatttatttaaaagttgttttttttaatatttataaaaaacttttgcttttattaaaatttttttaaaatatttttgcagtttCACACCCACTGTGCGCTGCGTTCAAAGTTGCTGCCCACtgaacaaatgcaacaattataattttcatgACTTCCAAAATGTCTTACTTACTAACAGCTAAAAATATAACGGGAATTTAATGAATAAACTTTCATTCATAGAAATGTGGTTAtcatttcaaaaagaaaagaCACGACATTACTCATTaagaaaacgataaaaaataacacaattaTTGTGCGCATAAAACCGGCATTTATGCGGCGGCATTCATGCATACAAACAGATACTTgctataaatgtttgtatgtgcatatCTACTTTATCGCaattgaagaagataaaaatgtGCGGCAGTTGTCGCCGTTTAAATCTTATCTGCGCTTTATCTTTGATATATTTGATTCGCATGCGTTTAGAAATAAGGTTGagcaaatatgtaagtatatatttatgtatgtagatagtatataaataagcatATGTAAATGATTTGCCTTACTTGCATACGCAATACTGTGACTACATCTACTATCTACTAAGGTGAGCaggtatttaaatatttccttgTTTATCTTAATAGATATTTATGttagtaagtatgtatatttactaaaaatGATAAAGTGAGTTTAATTTATATGaggaaatattttatgctttgtttgtatgtaaatataaaaacctGGAATTGAAAGTAAGTGTAGACAGTGTCTGTATAACTGGTCTAGCTAGCAGTAATTCGCAATTAGCAGTGCGACTCACCTGtaaagaaaagataaaaaaagataattttagttattaattttaatagttcAAACATAAATTTGATAATAATGTGTGTGTTAGATTCCATAAacatgaaaatatgcaaaaaaatatgtataaataataagatCTTATCAGCCATTAACACCGAAAAACTTTCACATgctaaaataataactaaagaaattttaaaaatagaaaagaaatagaatttatattgtataaataaatgaataaggCATAATGATTTGAACGTAAAATATAATATGAGTTATAAATTACAATTGTTTAATAAGTTGAATCTGATACTCAAAAGCTTTATAACAGCAGTCAAGCAAACCTAGATTTTCGTCGTCTGAATGAAATATAGGACCAGTGATATACAGTGAAGCtttggaaatatgtatattaacaaaaaagaaatcagGAAGAGTTTTtcaaatcctcgaaacagtcgTTAAAGTCAGTTTCTGGAATAGCCAACAATGTGCGTAgcttcacgtttaatgtcttcaattgactcgaAACGAGTCCCTCGGAgcgatcgtttgagtttgctaaattaccagaagtcacacggagctaaatcagacaaatgcggtggttgcggcaagATATTGGTTGGACATTTAGCGAAAAAcacacgaagaatcaatgcagtatgcgacgctGCATTATCATGGTGCAAAACCCAAGAGTTATCGGTCCATAAACGgcctttttacgaatagcttcgtcAAACGACACATAACACCCAAATAACATTCCTTGTTGAGATTTTGAACGGTCGGAAGGAATTAGAATTAtaccacatctcgataatcgaaaactgtcaacataaccttaatttttgaccaTCTTTGACAtgggtttttcggcttcggctcacccttggcacgatattcggccaTCTGATCTGATCTTCGGATTGATCCGCGTAgtaagcatagatctaagactcatcgccagtaaaaatatgtttcatgacatcttAGTATTCGGGAAAAATTTTCACAGATATTAACTTAACGCTGTTCTTTGAACAAATTGATTgattgaaaccaatcgtgctttcacttttcttaggcccaagatctttcaaaatggttttcacaaatccttccgatattctacCGCTGCCAGTAAGTTCTCTGACTGTTTACCGTCcattttcaagcaccaattattttattttatttttatatattgattATCAGTTCATGTTTATTGTTCGTCGTCAACACATTCTCGATCCTCTTCGAATAATTAtacccgcaaaaaaaaaaacacttgctcgcaacAAATAAATATCACCGAAGGTCTCAACAAATAAATGATTCCTCACACAAAGTTTAAGGTCTTTGTcgaataatttcattaaaaatctgAAAGACAGGTGTGTACTAAACACCATTGCTTATTTTTATACGAACGTTGGTCGGACcagatatatataaatgattccTCACACAAAgtttaatgaaacttctttgtcgaataatttcactcatcgtaaaaatcgaaAAGAAGGTGTGTACTAAACACcattgattattttgatgtcaCATTTGGgcacagatatcactgacagtcataccaatatagaaaaaatatttcctactATATTTTGCATACAGTAGTAAAAATGCAGATTTTCTAAAGTACTGGTAGCAGGTGTTTCACTCTCAGGGTTGCCATAAAAATGTTAGCTTTAAGTACATTTTTTACTGATTGACTGAAAAATTTTCACATGTTCTTTAAACACAATGCTCTAGACATGGACTCgctatttttatttcgaacatATTTCACtgcttatacaatttttttcttcatatttttactaaaaaacaagaaaaaacgttaacttcggctgcaccgaagctagtatacccttcacaggtgaatatctttcagtaactatgtgttcagtttgtatggtagctatatgctatagtaatccgatctgaacaattttttcggagattacattgttgccttagaaaataatctataccaaatttggtgaagatacattgtcaaatgtgaaagttttccatacgagaacttgattccgatggttcagtttatatggcagctatatgttatagtggtcagatatcggccgttccgacaaatgagcagcttcttgaaaagaaaa
Coding sequences within it:
- the LOC126753377 gene encoding juvenile hormone esterase-like — its product is MLRFTNVIGATLVLLLFVVPTLQQSFKREPLIETDLGTIRGSVLKTVNGRDIFAYRGIPYAQEPTGERRFAAPIPVEAWNYTLDAIEDSPICPQPDGSVPMSEDCLKLNVYTTSEIVQGWSVLVYIHGGSNKVGSGHSVYKAGPQYLLDAQVILVTFNYRLGAMGFLSTRTTEAPGNFGYLDQVLALKWVQSHIRNFGGDPNRVTIFGMSAGAMAVTLHMASPLSANLFHRAIAMSGSATSEFVIDNLHWTRKLAEELSCPKYGPQELLDCLRAAPWQKIIEVCATWEYYGFINMKWNYEIDGKFLLEHPTDAFRYNRTNNVPLMAGITKNELDFHVNHQENNTGLLSDISQNFASYAPALFLYKNWSAEMESEDNVWRGEKLQLFYFGNHTNITEENLYTFGHVFSDGLIGHGVYNLVRLASRFMNVFYYRFDYESNPSLKPDHNGNFRGVVHADDLKYVMPSTWYGPQLPIDSPNMFMVKRMVHIFETFANWGSFETSIAIDWPPVDPDDVKALYNNDVMHVGQAPFLERYALWDELFAQEASGVSPLRLFALVALIIMVVATLIL